In one window of Bos taurus isolate L1 Dominette 01449 registration number 42190680 breed Hereford chromosome 4, ARS-UCD2.0, whole genome shotgun sequence DNA:
- the NPVF gene encoding pro-FMRFamide-related neuropeptide VF precursor, with translation MEIISLKRFILLMLATSSLLTSNIFCTDESRMPNLYSKKNYDKYSEPRGDLGWEKERSLTFEEVKDWAPKIKMNKPVVNKMPPSAANLPLRFGRNMEEERSTRAMAHLPLRLGKNREDSLSRWVPNLPQRFGRTTTAKSITKTLSNLLQQSMHSPSTNGLLYSMACQPQEIQNPGQKNLRRRGFQKIDDAELKQEK, from the exons atggaaattatttcattaaaacgATTCATTTTATTGATGTTAGCCACTTCAAGCTTGTTAACATCAAACATCTTCTGCACAGACGAATCAAGGATGCCCAATCTTTACAGCAAAAAGAATTATGACAAATATTCCGAG CCTAGAGGAGATCTAGgctgggagaaagaaagaagtctTACTTTTGAAGAAGTAAAAGATTGGGCTCCAAAAATTAAGATGAATAAACCTGTAGTCAACAAAATGCCACCTTCTGCAGCCAACCTGCCACTGAGATTTGGGAGGAACATGGAAGAAGAAAGGAGCACTAGGGCGATGGCCCACCTGCCTCTGAGACTCGGAAAAAATAGAGAGGACAGCCTCTCCAGATGGGTCCCAAATCTGCCCCAGAGGTTTGGAAGAACAACAACAGCCAAAAGCATTACCAAGACCCTGAGTAATTTGCTCCAGCAGTCCATGCATTCACCATCTACCAATGGGCTACTCTACTCCATGGCCTGCCAGCCCCAAGAAATCCAGAATCCTGGTCAAAAGAACCTAAG GAGACGGGGATTCCAGAAAATAGATGATGCAGAattgaaacaagaaaaataa